Proteins found in one Penaeus vannamei isolate JL-2024 chromosome 43, ASM4276789v1, whole genome shotgun sequence genomic segment:
- the LOC138860804 gene encoding ionotropic receptor 21a-like, translating to MPKDGWALGLHRDSSSIKGQKAFFPAVKGQKAFFPAIKGQKALFPAVKGQEAFFPRSIKGQKAFFPAIKGQKAFFPAIKGQKAFFPAIKGQKAFFPAIKGQKAFFPAIKGQKAFFPAIKGQRAFFPAIKGQKAFFPAIKGQRAFFPAIKGQKAFFPSIKGRTQDLGFCPFLQNSSLFLCPECRVVVTGPRNAALDTLLHPVFRNTKHALYLTPVDTATASTPVCHSGEDLRKAGMRTLGHWKRNVGFSENHVVFPGMLIIFSRYVDYLLSQALLVLCNARVSVDSDLAVDQDINTAPNIQIHGYKCSQSLPFLPERTYITNLNTHILRYKLEDMNGHRIRVVAKELFPFVEHQPHSNASATTVTPKDSLDVRMLDTIASILNFTYEVRMAWDDQWGTLNNGVWSGMVGTLEQERADFSLMLFWSHSRKQVIDFTRIYAYEPFVMITHKPRPLPQHTALVRPFRVELWGAILAATFVLAVSLWAIQRAWSSFSGGRGMNINTAFLHAWAILLEDPPPRLPSNFTGQLLLGWWWVFCFLMTAIYRSHLIAHLSVPITPPPIDNINQLLALRGATWGIEPGFGLGWDWFKLNTNAKILDMFKELEVLNIDEQLERVLAGRHAFFTWKYYIKTIIASRYTNRYGYTPIHLGRQEFIPGSCGWGVRKGAPFLTAMDRIKDRLAEAGLIDHWLYVLFESKMKKERAQRWSQMSSEPANENDPSYVTREVNSGGIVLSLNHLQGAFYLLFLGYAAGLISLLAEAFMNGSFAKSQKP from the exons CTATTAAGGGACAGAAAGCCTTTTTTCCAGCTATTAAGGGACAGAAAGCCTTTTTTCCAGCTATTAAGGGACAGAAAGCCTTTTTTCCAGCTATTAAGGGACAGAAAGCCTTTTTTCCAGCTATTAAGGGACAGAAAGCCTTTTTTCCAGCTATTAAGGGACAGAAAGCCTTTTTTCCAGCTATTAAGGGACAAAGAGCCTTTTTTCCAGCTATTAAGGGACAGAAAGCCTTTTTTCCAGCTATTAAGGGACAAAGAGCCTTTTTTCCAGCTATTAAGGGACAGAAAGCCTTTTTTCCATCTATTAAGGGACGAACACAAGATTTAGGCTTTTG TCCCTTCCTTCAAAATAGCAGCCTGTTCTTGTGTCCCGAGTGCCGTGTGGTCGTGACAGGGCCGAGGAACGCCGCTCTTGACACCCTGCTACACCCTGTCTTTCGGAATACCAAACATGCTCTGTATCTGACACCTGTTGACACCGCCACAGCATCTACTCCTGTCTGTCACTCAGGTGAAGATCTGCGTAaa GCTGGCATGCGCACGCTTGGGCACTGGAAGCGGAATGTGGGCTTCTCCGAGAACCATGTTGTGTTTCCAGGTATGTTGATTATCTTTTCCAG GTATGTTGATTATCTTCTGTCTCAGGCTTTGTTGGTTCTGTGCAATGCCCGAGTGTCTGTGGATAGCGAT CTTGCCGTAGATCAAGATATAAATACAGcaccaaacatacaaatacatgggTACAAATGTTCACAAAGCCTCCCTTTCCTGCCTGAGAGAACATATATCACAAACCTGAATACACATATACTCAGGT ACAAGCTAGAGGACATGAACGGCCACAGGATCCGAGTCGTGGCGAAGGAGCTCTTTCCCTTCGTGGAGCACCAGCCCCACAGCAACGCCTCCGCCACCACAGTCACGCCCAAGGACTCCCTCGACGTTCGCATGTTGGACACCATCGCCTCCATTCTCAATTTCAC CTACGAAGTGCGCATGGCATGGGACGACCAGTGGGGCACCCTCAACAACGGCGTCTGGTCAGGCATGGTCGGAACTCTCGAGCAAGAACGCGCTGATTTCTCCCTTATGCTCTTCTGGTCACACTCGAGGAAGCAGGTCATTGACTTTACCCGAATTTACGCCTACGAGCCCTTCGTGATGATCACCCACAAGCCACGCCCCTTGCCCCAGCACACGGCACTCGTCAGGCCCTTTCGAG tggAGTTGTGGGGAGCCATCTTAGCGGCCACGTTCGTCCTAGCGGTCAGTCTTTGGGCCATTCAGAGGGCGTGGTCTAGCTTCTCCGGTGGGCGTGGCATGAACATCAACACGGCCTTTTTACACGCCTGGGCCATACTGCTGGAGGACCCCCCGCCGCGCCTGCCGTCCAACTTCACGGGGCAG TTGCTCCTCGGCTGGTGGTGGGTCTTCTGCTTCCTCATGACCGCCATCTACCGCTCCCACCTCATCGCCCACCTGTCCGTCCCCATCACCCCGCCCCCCATTGACAACATCAACCAGCTGCTTGCCCTTCGCGGAGCCACCTGGGGGATCGAACCGGGTTTCGGCCTCGGATGGGACTGGTTCAAGTTGAACACCAACGCCAAGATTCTGGATATGTTTAAGGAGCTCGAG GTGCTGAACATCGACGAACAGCTGGAGCGAGTTCTGGCAGGTCGTCACGCCTTCTTCACCTGGAAATACTACATCAAGACCATCATTGCCTCGCGTTACACGAACCGCTACGGGTACACGCCCATACACCTCGGGCGCCAGGAGTTCATCCCGGGCTCGTGTGGCTGGGGcgtgag GAAAGGCGCACCTTTTCTAACCGCCATGGACCGCATCAAGGACCGACTGGCGGAGGCGGGGCTGATCGACCACTGGCTCTACGTGCTTTTCGAGtccaagatgaagaaggaaagagcgcAGAGGTGGAGTCAGATGTCGAGTGAGCCAGCAAACGAGAATGACCCGTCCTACGTGACCAGAGAG GTAAACTCAGGCGGCATCGTGCTGAGCCTGAACCACCTCCAGGGCGCCTTCTACCTGCTGTTCCTCGGCTACGCAGCGGGCCTGATCTCCCTCCTGGCGGAAGCCTTCATGAACGGGTCCTTCGCGAAGTCCCAGAAGCCGTGA